One segment of Terriglobia bacterium DNA contains the following:
- a CDS encoding gamma-glutamyl-gamma-aminobutyrate hydrolase family protein (Members of this family of hydrolases with an active site Cys residue belong to MEROPS family C26.), producing the protein MKIAISIPEKEKAKGQESPYFKALVAAGAQPDEIQMIMSSGNGLPSSGDFDGVLLAGGEDVDPELYGERVKYDSVKINRARDDFEIALLQKMLRSRLPILGICRGIQLINVQFGGTLYQDLKSETALEIDHKQQGSRSATAHSVTVTEPDSVLHGFFTGMCRVNSLHHQAIRHLGRGLKVTAHSEDELYEAVELAEEYPFFLAVQWHPEEMIGEHPEQLRIFQDFVARCRECAAEKTSSR; encoded by the coding sequence ATGAAAATCGCAATTTCGATACCGGAAAAAGAGAAAGCCAAAGGGCAGGAGTCGCCTTATTTTAAGGCCCTGGTGGCCGCCGGGGCCCAGCCCGACGAAATCCAGATGATAATGTCCTCCGGGAACGGGCTTCCATCCTCAGGTGACTTTGACGGGGTACTCCTGGCTGGTGGGGAGGATGTTGATCCAGAACTTTACGGTGAGCGGGTGAAATACGACAGCGTGAAGATCAATCGCGCCCGCGACGATTTTGAAATAGCCCTGCTCCAAAAAATGCTCCGATCACGGCTTCCCATTCTGGGGATCTGCCGGGGGATCCAATTAATCAACGTGCAGTTTGGCGGAACGCTTTACCAGGACTTGAAAAGCGAAACGGCGCTCGAAATTGATCACAAGCAGCAGGGCAGCCGCAGCGCGACCGCTCATTCCGTCACCGTGACGGAGCCGGACTCGGTCCTGCACGGTTTCTTTACGGGCATGTGCAGAGTGAACAGCCTTCATCACCAGGCGATCAGGCATCTGGGCAGGGGACTGAAGGTCACGGCGCATTCGGAGGACGAACTGTACGAGGCTGTCGAACTGGCGGAGGAATACCCCTTCTTTCTGGCCGTCCAATGGCACCCTGAGGAGATGATTGGTGAACATCCTGAGCAACTGAGGATTTTTCAGGATTTTGTAGCGAGGTGCCGGGAATGCGCGGCGGAGAAGACCTCATCCCGATAG